In Rhizobium sp. ARZ01, a genomic segment contains:
- a CDS encoding efflux RND transporter permease subunit yields the protein MAKREAGTSAHGGQAGFTALFVRRPIFALVVNTLIVVAGLAAFNGVEIRELPSVDQPVISVSTEFEGASPETVDRELTDVVEGAVSRVQGIKDISSTSSFGRSRVTLQFTDTTDVSQAANDVRDALGRVANQLPDGADEPRVVKADADSQPIMRLALTSDRLSMEDLTLLAENEITDRLAAVEGVADVDVSGEQEKVFRIDIDQAKLASRGLTIADLSTALKTASFDVPAGSLTSMNQDITVRATADLATPEDFGNLMLQNRVRLGDIAAITLGPDDGTTALRSNGRQGIGLGIIRQAQSNTLDISAGIRTTVEQLKGILPEGTELRVTSDDAVFIEGALHEVEIALGVAVLIVTLVIYLFLRDWRATLIPTVSMPIALVGTIAAIYLAGFSINILTLLAIVLATGLVVDDAIVVLENIVRRRAEGLGPRAAAVLGTLEVFFAVIATTATLCAVFVPLSFLPGQTGRLFREFGFVLAFALLLSGFVALTLCPMLASRMLTKGTTEHGHGGILGRFGDLCAAFYRRTLKACLNAPMVVYVVALLFTAFGAGAFLTLKSELTPTEDRSLVMMRINAPQGVSLEYTQEQMRLIEEKLRPIYDSGEIVNIYSVSGMGGSSNSGFMVLTLAPWSERDRTQQQIVADINAAAAEVPSVRAFAIQPNSLGIRGAGSGLQVALVGNNYEKLGNAAAELVRKIEDSGRFENVRLNYEANQAQLSVTIDRERASDLGIDINGLSSALKAIIDGSSIVDVYVEGQAYPVIISSTTNPVNDPTDLENIFLKTGDGKIVPMSSIATLKEQAVAPQLSREQQLRAVSLSAGLKDGLALGDALKLVEQMAEPLLPEGSRLIPMAEAATLDENANGLFITFGFALIIIFLVLAAQFESFVSALIIMTTVPLGLACAVFAMILTGTSLNIYSQIGLVLLVGIMAKNGILIVEFANQLRDRGQDVRSAIENASNIRLRPVMMTMIATIVGALPLVLASGAGAEARIALGWVLVGGLGLAAIVTLYLTPVAYLTIARFTKPHADEEKRLQMEMDAATAPRLRSVKVEELGALPGSQAAE from the coding sequence ATGGCAAAGCGGGAAGCCGGCACCAGCGCCCATGGCGGTCAGGCGGGATTTACCGCACTTTTCGTGCGCCGCCCCATCTTCGCCCTCGTGGTCAACACGCTGATCGTGGTCGCAGGCCTTGCCGCCTTCAACGGCGTCGAGATTCGCGAACTGCCCTCGGTCGATCAGCCGGTGATCAGCGTCTCGACGGAATTCGAGGGCGCTTCGCCCGAGACGGTCGATCGCGAACTGACCGACGTCGTCGAAGGTGCGGTGTCGCGCGTGCAGGGGATCAAGGACATTTCCTCCACCTCTTCCTTCGGCCGCAGCCGCGTGACCCTCCAGTTCACCGACACGACCGACGTAAGCCAGGCAGCTAACGACGTTCGCGATGCGTTGGGTCGTGTTGCCAACCAGCTTCCGGATGGCGCCGACGAGCCACGCGTAGTCAAGGCCGATGCCGACAGCCAGCCGATCATGCGGCTTGCGCTCACCTCCGATCGCCTGTCGATGGAGGACCTGACGCTGCTCGCTGAGAACGAGATCACCGACCGGCTAGCCGCGGTGGAAGGCGTGGCCGACGTCGATGTATCGGGCGAACAGGAAAAGGTGTTCCGGATCGACATCGACCAGGCGAAGCTGGCAAGCCGCGGGCTGACGATCGCTGATCTCAGCACAGCGCTGAAGACCGCGTCGTTCGACGTGCCCGCCGGTTCGCTGACAAGCATGAACCAGGACATAACGGTTCGCGCCACGGCCGACCTCGCTACGCCGGAGGACTTCGGTAACCTGATGTTACAGAACCGCGTCAGGCTCGGTGACATTGCGGCCATCACGCTCGGGCCGGATGACGGCACCACGGCCCTGCGTTCCAACGGCCGACAGGGCATTGGTCTCGGCATCATCCGCCAGGCGCAGTCGAACACGCTGGACATTTCAGCCGGCATCCGCACGACCGTCGAACAGCTCAAGGGTATATTGCCGGAAGGCACCGAACTGCGCGTCACCAGCGACGACGCGGTCTTCATCGAGGGTGCGCTGCATGAGGTGGAGATCGCACTTGGCGTGGCGGTCCTGATTGTGACGCTCGTGATCTATCTCTTCCTGCGCGATTGGCGGGCGACGCTGATTCCGACGGTCAGTATGCCGATCGCGCTTGTCGGGACGATCGCGGCAATCTACCTTGCCGGATTCTCGATCAACATCCTGACGCTGCTGGCCATCGTGCTCGCCACGGGCCTTGTCGTCGACGATGCGATCGTCGTGCTGGAGAACATCGTGCGCCGACGCGCCGAAGGGCTCGGTCCACGGGCGGCGGCGGTGTTGGGCACACTCGAGGTCTTCTTCGCCGTCATCGCCACCACGGCCACGCTTTGCGCCGTCTTCGTGCCGCTCTCCTTCCTGCCCGGACAGACGGGCCGGCTTTTCCGCGAGTTCGGCTTCGTGCTCGCTTTTGCTCTGCTGCTTTCAGGTTTTGTCGCGCTGACACTCTGCCCGATGCTTGCCTCGCGCATGCTGACGAAGGGGACAACGGAACATGGACATGGCGGCATTCTCGGTCGTTTCGGCGACCTCTGCGCCGCCTTCTATCGGCGCACGCTGAAAGCCTGCCTGAATGCGCCGATGGTGGTCTATGTGGTGGCACTGCTCTTTACCGCCTTCGGCGCCGGCGCGTTCCTGACGCTCAAGTCGGAGCTGACGCCGACGGAGGACCGGTCCCTGGTGATGATGCGCATCAATGCGCCGCAGGGTGTTTCGCTGGAATATACGCAGGAGCAAATGCGGCTGATCGAAGAGAAGCTTCGGCCCATCTATGACAGCGGCGAGATCGTCAATATCTACTCGGTGTCCGGCATGGGCGGCTCGAGCAACAGCGGTTTCATGGTGCTGACGCTTGCGCCCTGGAGCGAACGCGACCGCACGCAGCAGCAGATCGTCGCCGACATCAACGCGGCTGCGGCCGAAGTGCCGTCGGTGCGCGCCTTTGCCATCCAGCCGAACAGCCTCGGCATCCGTGGCGCTGGCAGCGGGCTGCAGGTGGCGCTCGTCGGCAACAACTACGAAAAGCTCGGCAATGCGGCTGCCGAACTGGTGCGCAAGATCGAAGACAGCGGCCGGTTCGAGAACGTTCGATTGAATTACGAGGCCAACCAGGCTCAGCTCTCGGTGACGATCGATCGCGAGCGTGCCTCCGACCTCGGCATTGACATCAACGGGCTTTCCTCGGCGTTGAAGGCCATCATCGACGGTTCGAGCATCGTCGACGTCTATGTCGAAGGGCAGGCCTATCCGGTGATCATCTCGTCGACTACCAACCCCGTCAACGATCCTACAGACCTGGAAAACATCTTCCTCAAGACGGGTGACGGCAAGATCGTGCCCATGTCCTCGATCGCCACACTCAAGGAACAGGCCGTCGCCCCGCAGCTTTCGCGTGAGCAGCAGTTGCGCGCCGTATCGCTGTCGGCTGGCCTCAAGGATGGACTTGCGCTTGGCGACGCGCTGAAGCTGGTCGAGCAGATGGCGGAGCCGCTGCTTCCCGAGGGCTCGCGCCTCATTCCGATGGCCGAGGCGGCGACCCTGGACGAAAATGCGAACGGTCTCTTCATTACCTTCGGCTTTGCCCTCATCATCATTTTCCTGGTGCTGGCTGCACAGTTCGAGAGCTTCGTCAGTGCGCTGATCATCATGACCACGGTACCGCTCGGCCTGGCCTGCGCCGTGTTCGCGATGATCCTGACGGGCACCTCGCTCAACATCTACAGCCAGATCGGGCTTGTCCTTCTCGTCGGCATCATGGCCAAGAACGGTATTCTGATCGTGGAGTTTGCCAATCAGCTTCGTGATCGCGGGCAGGATGTGCGCAGTGCCATCGAGAATGCCTCGAACATCCGTCTGCGTCCGGTGATGATGACGATGATCGCTACCATTGTCGGGGCACTGCCGCTGGTTCTGGCGAGTGGCGCCGGTGCAGAGGCCCGTATCGCGCTCGGCTGGGTGCTCGTCGGCGGCCTCGGCCTGGCGGCGATTGTGACGCTCTACCTGACACCCGTCGCCTATCTCACAATCGCCCGGTTCACCAAGCCGCATGCGGATGAAGAAAAGCGCCTGCAGATGGAAATGGATGCCGCAACCGCCCCGAGACTGCGATCCGTCAAGGTCGAGGAACTGGGCGCCTTGCCGGGGTCGCAGGCAGCTGAGTGA
- a CDS encoding AsmA family protein, producing the protein MLSRVMLIVGGLVVVALFTALLAPFFVDWTGFRQGFEREASRIVGRKVVVHGSVDARLIPFPSVTLNDVRVGEEDGAEPSVTIRRFSMDAELAPFLSGEALIFDMRVEEPKVRLKLLSDGTLDWARGRKSDIPAKTVILENVEVAGGEIEFIDDQAGRTRRFTGLDAQLSARSLSGPWRIDGRGALDGTTGAFQISTGQLDEKGVLKLKARIVPDRIAFSADLDGDLKVVDFRPQYRGTFSLAEKKLPDTRDASRPIRVSGEFELSNERLRVPQYNLAAGDPADPYIVTGEATLDTGKEPEFLLIADGQQIDVSRIGNNGESGKTGRNPQASARQRLQGLLDILADIPVPQVPGRASLKLPAIVIGDTTVREVLLDVEPDGDGWTVARGTAQFPGRTTVEAKGRLTLKGSRRFAGDLLIASNQPSGLASWLAGSVDPEIRKLRSAGFAAKVDLTDELQRFEDLELAAGAATLKGRIERQSRQGEAPALSIELHGNSVEIETLQALTGLVAGDASTAALLRHSIALDLKAARFTAFGEEARDATAVLSLRDGALNVSRLDVGSVAGATVSLKGQLGGTMVSPSAGLDVTLKAQRMRPLFEMLARRLPSHPVLTRLVASGGFYDDADLSMTLALPGDKDGPVGIILGGSVNGGRIDAQLSARDFSEFVAGGNIEAQATLENPSTVALAGQLGLEPLPFDAEPNGIAAIKIKQPMSGPADVTFSFTTSGTSIAADGKVELAAARFLEGEMDIGIDAADIEPYLLMNGIVLPQTGAGLPVALRTKAAIDATSIRLADIAGKIDRNGVSGTLMLDRTAPIAKGTGNLAFDTIDLAWLTEAVLGPTEDVEGQGFNRDALANPTRDSADFNVQLAAGQFWTGLYGPVDNFSAALSWTGGDLTLSDLAGDWLGGSLAGRLKLANAEGNGLLESRLTLSGADVSQIVWSGAGGPVSTGTADMTLALDASGDSVASMVGAASGSGEVRIEELTLKGITSGGFGAILASTDAIEGDITEKKVDAIALDNALHGETHLGAVKIPFTIASGKLRADTITGGDAAADFSGGAEIGLVDRSLSGQIAMRLRAGEEAMAGGEPEVVLTFDGSIAEPTIRVDAQPLSNYLSLRKFERERRRVEMLQAAVLEKQRLRREAALYRSRVAARAALAEAMRLQALEEERRRQAAKEKAERERLEREAAEARRRAAEQEQLQLQPIEPGNYFPVNPSEGVTREDLPPISGQGLNFDTLPGVN; encoded by the coding sequence GTGCTCTCGCGGGTAATGTTGATAGTTGGCGGTCTGGTGGTGGTGGCGCTGTTTACAGCCCTGCTGGCGCCGTTCTTTGTCGACTGGACCGGATTCCGCCAGGGTTTTGAACGCGAAGCCAGCCGGATCGTCGGCCGAAAAGTCGTCGTTCACGGCAGCGTCGATGCCCGGCTCATTCCCTTTCCCTCCGTTACGCTGAACGACGTACGCGTCGGAGAGGAGGACGGTGCCGAACCCTCCGTCACCATTCGGCGTTTCTCGATGGATGCGGAACTGGCGCCGTTCCTTAGTGGCGAGGCGCTGATCTTCGACATGCGAGTCGAAGAGCCGAAGGTTCGCTTGAAACTGCTTTCCGATGGAACGCTCGACTGGGCGCGCGGGCGTAAGTCCGATATCCCTGCCAAGACCGTCATCCTGGAAAATGTCGAGGTAGCCGGGGGCGAGATCGAGTTCATCGACGACCAAGCCGGTCGTACACGCCGGTTCACCGGGCTGGATGCGCAGCTTTCGGCGCGCTCGCTCAGTGGTCCTTGGCGCATCGACGGTCGTGGTGCGCTGGACGGCACGACGGGCGCCTTTCAAATCTCTACGGGCCAGCTGGACGAAAAAGGCGTACTGAAGCTGAAGGCGCGGATCGTTCCGGACAGAATCGCATTTTCCGCCGACCTGGACGGTGATCTCAAAGTCGTCGACTTCAGGCCCCAATACCGGGGCACGTTCTCACTTGCCGAAAAGAAGCTGCCGGACACTCGCGATGCTTCCAGGCCGATCCGGGTTTCGGGGGAATTCGAGCTCTCCAATGAACGCCTACGGGTGCCGCAGTATAACCTTGCGGCTGGCGATCCTGCCGATCCCTATATCGTCACGGGCGAGGCGACGCTCGATACCGGCAAGGAGCCGGAATTCCTGCTGATCGCCGACGGTCAGCAGATCGATGTCAGCCGCATCGGCAATAACGGTGAGAGCGGCAAGACGGGACGCAACCCGCAAGCGTCCGCTCGTCAGCGCCTGCAGGGGCTGCTTGACATCCTCGCCGACATTCCGGTGCCGCAGGTGCCGGGTCGCGCCAGTCTGAAGCTGCCGGCGATTGTCATCGGGGACACGACGGTGCGCGAGGTGCTGCTCGACGTTGAACCGGATGGGGACGGCTGGACCGTGGCGCGAGGCACGGCGCAGTTCCCCGGCCGTACGACCGTGGAGGCCAAAGGGCGGTTGACGCTCAAGGGCAGCCGGCGCTTCGCCGGCGACCTGCTCATCGCCTCCAACCAACCCTCCGGGCTGGCGTCTTGGCTGGCCGGTTCCGTCGATCCGGAAATCCGCAAGCTGAGGAGCGCGGGTTTTGCCGCCAAGGTCGACCTGACGGACGAATTGCAGCGCTTTGAGGATCTCGAACTTGCCGCGGGTGCCGCGACCCTCAAAGGGCGGATCGAACGTCAGTCCCGCCAAGGCGAGGCGCCGGCGCTGTCGATCGAACTCCACGGCAACAGCGTTGAAATCGAGACACTGCAGGCCCTTACCGGGCTGGTGGCCGGCGACGCATCGACGGCCGCCCTGTTACGGCATTCCATCGCACTTGACCTGAAGGCCGCGCGTTTCACCGCTTTTGGTGAGGAGGCACGGGACGCCACCGCAGTGTTGTCTCTGCGGGACGGGGCGCTGAATGTCAGCCGCCTCGATGTCGGATCCGTCGCAGGGGCAACGGTATCGCTCAAGGGACAGCTTGGTGGAACGATGGTGTCCCCCTCGGCGGGTCTCGATGTGACACTGAAGGCACAGCGTATGCGGCCCCTGTTCGAGATGCTCGCGCGGCGTCTGCCCTCACATCCCGTGCTGACGCGTCTGGTCGCAAGCGGGGGATTTTATGACGACGCCGATCTGTCGATGACGCTGGCCTTGCCGGGCGACAAGGATGGTCCGGTTGGCATCATTCTTGGGGGAAGTGTGAACGGCGGCCGGATCGACGCGCAGCTGTCCGCACGCGACTTCAGTGAATTTGTTGCCGGCGGCAATATCGAGGCACAGGCGACGCTGGAAAATCCGAGCACCGTTGCGCTTGCCGGCCAGCTGGGGCTTGAACCGCTGCCATTCGATGCAGAGCCGAACGGAATTGCAGCGATCAAGATCAAGCAGCCGATGTCCGGCCCGGCCGACGTGACTTTCTCTTTCACCACGAGCGGTACATCCATCGCCGCGGACGGAAAGGTCGAATTGGCGGCTGCCCGTTTCCTCGAAGGGGAAATGGATATCGGTATCGATGCCGCTGACATCGAGCCCTATCTGTTGATGAACGGCATCGTGTTGCCGCAAACCGGTGCCGGCTTGCCCGTGGCGCTGAGAACCAAGGCGGCAATAGACGCGACGTCGATACGTCTGGCGGATATCGCTGGAAAGATTGACCGAAACGGGGTTTCCGGGACGCTCATGCTTGATCGAACTGCGCCGATCGCCAAGGGCACCGGCAACCTGGCATTTGACACGATCGATCTCGCCTGGCTGACTGAGGCAGTGCTGGGACCGACCGAAGATGTCGAGGGGCAGGGGTTCAATCGTGATGCCCTCGCAAACCCGACCCGCGATAGCGCCGATTTCAATGTTCAGCTCGCGGCAGGGCAATTCTGGACTGGGCTTTACGGTCCGGTCGACAATTTCAGCGCGGCGCTGAGCTGGACCGGCGGTGACTTGACCCTTTCCGATCTCGCTGGTGACTGGCTGGGCGGATCGCTCGCCGGTCGCCTGAAACTGGCAAATGCCGAAGGCAACGGCTTGCTTGAAAGCCGCCTGACGCTGAGCGGTGCCGATGTCTCGCAGATTGTCTGGTCGGGGGCGGGTGGGCCGGTCTCGACCGGAACGGCGGACATGACCCTGGCGCTCGATGCCTCCGGCGACAGCGTCGCTTCGATGGTGGGAGCCGCAAGCGGCTCGGGTGAAGTTCGAATCGAAGAGTTGACGCTGAAAGGCATTACCAGCGGTGGCTTCGGTGCGATCCTCGCCTCGACTGATGCGATTGAGGGCGACATCACCGAAAAGAAGGTGGATGCTATCGCACTCGACAACGCCCTGCATGGCGAGACCCACCTGGGTGCGGTGAAAATCCCCTTTACGATCGCGTCGGGCAAGCTACGGGCCGACACGATCACAGGCGGCGACGCGGCGGCAGACTTCTCCGGCGGGGCGGAGATTGGTCTGGTTGATCGTTCGCTGTCCGGACAGATCGCCATGCGGTTGCGGGCAGGCGAAGAAGCGATGGCGGGCGGTGAGCCGGAGGTCGTGCTTACCTTTGACGGTTCGATTGCCGAGCCGACAATTCGCGTTGATGCACAGCCGCTCAGCAACTACCTTTCGCTGCGCAAATTTGAACGCGAGCGCCGCCGGGTCGAGATGCTACAGGCGGCCGTGCTGGAGAAGCAGCGGCTGCGTCGCGAGGCAGCACTCTATCGCTCCCGCGTTGCGGCGCGTGCCGCACTGGCAGAGGCCATGCGCCTTCAGGCGCTCGAGGAGGAACGCCGGCGACAGGCCGCGAAGGAGAAGGCCGAACGCGAGCGGTTGGAACGGGAGGCTGCTGAGGCAAGACGCCGGGCGGCGGAGCAGGAGCAGCTGCAGCTGCAGCCGATTGAGCCTGGCAACTATTTTCCCGTCAATCCTAGCGAAGGCGTCACCCGCGAGGATCTACCGCCGATCAGTGGCCAGGGCCTGAATTTTGACACGTTGCCAGGTGTGAACTGA
- a CDS encoding efflux RND transporter periplasmic adaptor subunit, whose protein sequence is MRLWKQIVVSLAVVGAGVLVWGRLAPGAGDTLKAAGLPDGLVAWVAPSGAADGGKAGKGGQGNGQRGSFGGPTLVVTKPVQFTLVNDRLSAIGDGEAIRSVIVTPYSSGNLTEVLVKSGDRVKQSQLIAQLDDDEQKIAADQARLTRDRAADKLKRYENLHAAAAVTVVAIQDARDELKAAELALQKAELDLSRRAINAPYAGIVGIISVNPGDYVTTSSEIARVDDRTEILVDFWVPERFVPKIRVGGPVSATAIARPGEVFTGAVQAVDNRIDQASRTLRVRARIDNPDDVLRAGMSFSVTMHFQGDRYPSVDPLALQWSADGSYVWRIVDDKAEKVPVKLIQRNPDKVLVDAELAENDAVATEGLQRLRDGSEVKILNAGKEAQQPSIAEGT, encoded by the coding sequence ATGCGCCTTTGGAAACAGATTGTAGTAAGCCTTGCCGTCGTAGGCGCCGGTGTCCTCGTCTGGGGACGGTTGGCGCCGGGGGCAGGCGACACGCTCAAGGCTGCAGGACTACCCGATGGACTGGTCGCCTGGGTGGCGCCGAGCGGCGCAGCGGATGGCGGCAAGGCGGGCAAAGGCGGGCAGGGCAATGGCCAGCGCGGCAGTTTCGGCGGCCCGACACTGGTGGTGACGAAGCCGGTGCAGTTCACCCTCGTCAACGACCGGCTAAGCGCCATCGGCGATGGCGAAGCCATTCGCAGCGTGATCGTCACGCCCTATTCGAGCGGCAACCTCACGGAGGTTCTCGTCAAGTCCGGTGACCGGGTCAAACAGAGCCAGCTGATCGCCCAGTTGGACGACGACGAGCAGAAGATTGCGGCCGATCAGGCTCGCCTGACCCGTGACCGGGCGGCAGACAAGCTGAAGCGCTATGAGAATCTTCACGCCGCGGCAGCCGTCACAGTCGTTGCGATACAGGATGCTCGCGACGAACTGAAGGCGGCGGAACTAGCTTTGCAGAAAGCCGAACTCGATCTAAGCCGCCGCGCCATCAATGCGCCTTATGCCGGCATCGTTGGCATTATCTCGGTCAATCCTGGCGACTATGTCACCACGTCGAGCGAAATTGCGCGGGTCGATGACCGCACCGAGATCCTTGTCGATTTCTGGGTGCCCGAGCGCTTCGTGCCGAAAATTCGCGTCGGCGGGCCGGTGTCTGCGACGGCGATCGCGCGGCCCGGCGAGGTCTTCACGGGTGCCGTGCAGGCCGTCGACAATCGGATCGACCAGGCAAGCCGGACCTTGCGGGTTCGCGCACGCATCGACAATCCGGACGACGTGCTGCGCGCCGGCATGTCCTTTTCCGTGACAATGCATTTCCAAGGCGATCGTTATCCGAGCGTTGATCCGCTGGCATTGCAATGGAGTGCCGATGGCTCCTATGTCTGGCGCATTGTCGATGACAAGGCGGAAAAGGTTCCGGTCAAGCTCATCCAGCGAAATCCGGACAAGGTGCTTGTCGATGCGGAGCTTGCCGAAAACGACGCCGTGGCAACCGAAGGTCTCCAGCGGCTGCGTGACGGCAGTGAAGTCAAGATTTTGAACGCCGGGAAAGAGGCACAGCAGCCTTCCATTGCGGAGGGCACGTGA
- a CDS encoding FAD-linked oxidase C-terminal domain-containing protein produces the protein MALSDIRAGTRNEQAIAAAVSACQQAFGARFHMGEAIRAQHAHTTTYIPAQLPDGVLFAENADDVKAAVRLCAEHKVPVVPFGTGSSLEGQVNAPSGGISINFSKMNRVLEVNAEDLDCTVEPGITREELNAYLRDTGLFFPIDPGANASIGGMASTRASGTNAVRYGTMKDNVLAVTAVTASGEEIRTARRARKSSAGYDLTRLYVGAEGTLGVLTSVTLRLQGIPSVIAGGICGFPTLKDACDAVIMTIQLGIPVARIELVNALQIKACNAYSGLTLPEQPTLFVEFHGSEESVALQSQQFGEVASECGGGDFQWTSDAEERARLWKARHNVYWAAKALSIGASVLATDVCVPISRLADCVAETEADIEEHGLLAPIVGHAGDGNFHVSVVFDDKDPADIEKVEAFVARLNARALSMDGTCTGEHGIGQGKQAFLPRELGEAVDVMRQIKRALDPDNIFNPGKIFPLE, from the coding sequence ATGGCGCTTTCGGACATCAGGGCGGGAACCCGCAACGAGCAGGCGATCGCAGCGGCAGTTTCGGCGTGTCAGCAGGCGTTTGGCGCGCGTTTCCACATGGGCGAGGCTATCCGGGCCCAGCATGCGCACACGACCACCTACATCCCGGCCCAACTTCCTGATGGCGTACTTTTTGCCGAGAACGCCGATGACGTGAAGGCAGCGGTCCGCCTGTGTGCCGAGCACAAGGTTCCGGTTGTTCCGTTCGGCACCGGCTCCTCGCTGGAAGGGCAGGTCAATGCACCGAGTGGCGGCATCTCGATCAATTTCAGCAAGATGAACCGCGTTCTGGAAGTGAATGCCGAGGATCTCGACTGCACGGTCGAGCCGGGGATCACGCGCGAGGAATTGAACGCCTATCTACGCGACACGGGCTTGTTTTTCCCGATCGACCCCGGCGCAAATGCCTCGATCGGCGGCATGGCATCGACGCGCGCCTCGGGCACGAACGCCGTGCGCTACGGCACGATGAAGGACAATGTATTGGCCGTGACGGCGGTGACGGCCAGCGGCGAGGAGATCCGCACGGCCCGTCGCGCCCGCAAGTCGTCGGCGGGATATGATCTGACGCGCCTCTATGTGGGGGCCGAGGGAACACTGGGCGTGCTGACCTCGGTCACGCTGCGGCTGCAGGGCATTCCCTCCGTGATCGCTGGCGGCATCTGCGGCTTCCCGACGCTCAAGGATGCCTGCGACGCCGTGATCATGACGATCCAGCTCGGCATACCGGTGGCTCGCATCGAACTCGTCAATGCTTTGCAGATCAAGGCATGCAATGCCTATTCCGGCCTGACGCTGCCCGAGCAGCCGACACTGTTCGTCGAGTTCCACGGCAGCGAGGAGAGTGTCGCGCTGCAATCGCAGCAGTTCGGTGAGGTGGCGTCCGAGTGCGGCGGTGGCGATTTCCAGTGGACATCCGATGCGGAGGAGCGTGCGCGGCTCTGGAAGGCGCGTCACAACGTCTACTGGGCGGCAAAGGCACTAAGCATCGGGGCATCTGTTCTCGCGACGGATGTCTGCGTGCCGATCTCGCGCCTTGCCGATTGCGTCGCGGAGACGGAAGCGGACATTGAGGAGCATGGACTTCTCGCTCCTATCGTCGGCCACGCGGGCGATGGCAATTTTCATGTCAGCGTCGTCTTCGACGATAAGGATCCGGCGGATATCGAGAAGGTCGAGGCTTTTGTCGCGCGGCTGAATGCGCGGGCGCTCTCGATGGATGGCACCTGCACCGGCGAACATGGTATCGGCCAGGGCAAGCAGGCGTTCCTGCCGAGGGAACTTGGCGAAGCGGTCGATGTCATGCGGCAAATCAAGCGGGCGCTTGATCCCGACAATATTTTCAATCCGGGAAAGATTTTTCCCTTGGAGTGA
- a CDS encoding cyclase family protein has protein sequence MCDACVIESVKKNMLSRRGLFRAAAAGAATAAMASTGALSPAIAAAPESVADLTHELFEEFPTFFGPQQFFREQKFNFKEHTFNLFELRYSEHTGTHMDAPLHFSADGLSVAEIPVENLVVPLVVIDIREKAAADPNAQLTPDDLKAWISANGDIPDNACVAMNSGWSAHLGTDKFRNADAEGKLHFPGFHVETVKALLETKAAGIAVDSLSLDYGISPDFATHNTWLPAGRWGLEAVANLDKVPVKGATLVVGAPKVRGGTGGPSRVLALV, from the coding sequence ATGTGTGATGCCTGCGTCATTGAATCCGTGAAGAAAAACATGCTCTCCAGGCGCGGCCTGTTTCGCGCCGCGGCCGCCGGCGCGGCGACAGCCGCCATGGCAAGTACCGGCGCCCTCAGCCCGGCGATCGCTGCGGCACCGGAGTCCGTCGCCGACCTGACCCATGAGCTCTTTGAGGAATTTCCGACCTTCTTCGGCCCGCAGCAGTTTTTCCGCGAGCAGAAGTTCAACTTCAAGGAACACACTTTCAACCTGTTCGAGCTGCGCTACAGCGAACACACCGGAACGCATATGGACGCCCCCCTGCACTTCTCCGCAGATGGTCTTTCGGTCGCCGAGATTCCGGTTGAAAACCTCGTGGTCCCGCTTGTCGTCATCGACATCCGCGAGAAAGCAGCCGCTGATCCAAACGCCCAATTGACGCCTGATGACCTCAAGGCCTGGATATCTGCCAACGGCGACATCCCGGACAATGCCTGCGTGGCGATGAATTCCGGCTGGTCCGCCCATCTCGGCACCGACAAGTTCCGCAACGCCGACGCCGAGGGAAAACTGCATTTTCCCGGATTCCACGTCGAGACCGTCAAGGCGCTGCTCGAAACGAAGGCTGCCGGCATCGCCGTCGACTCGCTGTCGCTCGACTATGGCATCTCCCCCGACTTTGCCACCCACAACACCTGGCTTCCGGCCGGCCGGTGGGGACTGGAAGCTGTCGCCAACCTCGACAAGGTACCGGTGAAAGGGGCGACCCTCGTCGTCGGCGCCCCAAAGGTGCGCGGGGGAACCGGCGGCCCGTCGCGCGTGCTGGCCCTCGTCTAA
- a CDS encoding carboxymuconolactone decarboxylase family protein, with protein sequence MSTVKPAAELETDPRVKAVFDDIRTTRKSDFINNMWLYLAFDPALLESTWREVKAVMATPSALDPLVKEMLYIAVSVTNGCSYCVHSHTAAAKAKGMSPEQHAELLSIISLASKTNQLATGLQVPVDPVFDADCG encoded by the coding sequence ATGAGTACCGTCAAGCCCGCCGCCGAACTCGAAACAGATCCCCGCGTCAAGGCGGTATTCGACGACATCCGCACCACGCGCAAATCCGACTTCATCAACAACATGTGGCTCTATCTCGCCTTCGATCCCGCCCTGCTCGAAAGCACCTGGCGCGAGGTCAAGGCGGTCATGGCAACACCCTCGGCGCTGGATCCGCTCGTCAAGGAAATGCTCTACATCGCCGTTTCCGTTACCAACGGGTGCAGCTACTGCGTCCATTCCCACACCGCGGCAGCAAAGGCGAAGGGAATGAGCCCCGAGCAGCACGCTGAACTGCTGTCGATCATCTCGCTCGCATCGAAAACGAACCAACTCGCAACGGGCCTGCAGGTGCCGGTCGATCCGGTGTTCGATGCGGATTGCGGCTAA